In one window of Brenneria goodwinii DNA:
- a CDS encoding glycoside hydrolase family 68 protein — protein MNTFNQNKNAFNKNKKSSLKSTKPYKPSIWSRADALKVTEDDPTTTQPLVSGDFPVMSDEVFIWDTMPLRDLDGNIASVNGWSVIFTLTASRNPTDPQYQDENGNYDIASDWNDRHGRAKMYFWYSRTGKDWIMGGRVMADGVSPTTREWAGTPILLNDSGEIDLYYTAVTPGATIVKVRGRVVTTENAVEMVGFNKVKSLFEADGKMYQTESQNPYWGFRDPCPFRDPKSHKLYMLFEGNVAGERGSHVVGPDEIGDVPPGYEDVGNSRYQTGCVGIAVCRDEDGDDWEMLPPLITAVGVNDQTERPHFVFQDGKYYLFTISHKYTYGDGLTGPDGVYGFVSEDLFGPYVPLNGSGLVLGNPSYQPFQTYSHYVMPNGLVTSFIDSVPTGDDDDDDSYRIGGTEAPTVQIKLKGAQTFVVEEFDYGYIPPMIDVEVQ, from the coding sequence ATGAATACATTTAATCAAAATAAAAATGCGTTTAATAAAAATAAAAAGTCTTCCCTGAAAAGCACGAAGCCGTATAAACCCTCTATTTGGTCGCGGGCCGATGCGCTGAAAGTCACGGAAGACGATCCGACCACCACCCAACCGCTGGTCAGCGGCGATTTCCCGGTAATGAGCGATGAAGTGTTCATCTGGGATACCATGCCGCTGCGCGATCTTGATGGCAACATCGCCTCGGTTAACGGCTGGTCGGTTATCTTCACGTTGACGGCTTCCCGCAACCCAACCGATCCGCAGTACCAGGATGAAAACGGGAATTACGATATCGCCAGCGACTGGAACGACCGTCACGGTCGGGCGAAAATGTACTTCTGGTACTCGCGCACCGGTAAGGACTGGATTATGGGCGGCCGCGTGATGGCCGACGGCGTATCGCCGACGACGCGTGAATGGGCGGGTACGCCGATTCTGCTGAACGACAGCGGTGAAATCGATCTGTATTACACCGCGGTGACGCCCGGCGCAACGATCGTAAAAGTGCGCGGTCGCGTGGTGACCACGGAAAATGCGGTGGAAATGGTCGGCTTCAATAAGGTTAAAAGCCTGTTTGAAGCGGATGGGAAAATGTATCAGACCGAAAGCCAGAACCCTTACTGGGGCTTCCGCGATCCTTGCCCGTTCCGCGATCCGAAAAGCCACAAGCTGTATATGCTGTTTGAAGGCAACGTTGCCGGTGAACGCGGTTCCCATGTGGTCGGCCCTGATGAGATTGGGGATGTGCCTCCGGGCTATGAAGATGTCGGCAATTCCCGTTACCAGACCGGTTGCGTCGGTATCGCGGTATGTCGGGATGAAGATGGCGATGATTGGGAAATGCTGCCGCCGCTGATTACCGCCGTCGGCGTTAACGATCAGACGGAGCGTCCGCACTTTGTTTTCCAGGATGGAAAATACTACCTGTTCACCATCAGCCACAAATACACCTATGGCGACGGTCTGACCGGGCCTGACGGCGTGTACGGTTTTGTCAGTGAAGATCTGTTCGGGCCTTATGTGCCGCTGAATGGTTCTGGTTTGGTGCTGGGCAACCCCTCTTACCAGCCTTTCCAGACCTACTCACACTACGTTATGCCTAACGGGCTGGTGACATCCTTCATCGATTCCGTACCAACGGGTGATGATGACGATGATGATAGCTACCGTATCGGCGGCACCGAAGCCCCGACGGTACAGATCAAGCTGAAAGGCGCGCAGACTTTCGTGGTTGAAGAGTTTGACTATGGTTATATTCCCCCAATGATTGACGTTGAGGTGCAATAA
- a CDS encoding phage holin, lambda family, with product MQINIFSWAGIYELIHAWWRGDVPTGGVLLSIFIAILRVAYTGGGWQRMLLEGALCGALTLTAVSSLEYFSLPKTLTPALGGMIGFIGVEHIRRGILRFLNDRFENEKKNKK from the coding sequence ATGCAAATCAATATCTTCAGTTGGGCGGGTATTTATGAATTAATACATGCCTGGTGGCGCGGCGATGTCCCTACCGGAGGGGTGCTGCTATCTATTTTTATCGCGATACTCCGTGTTGCCTATACCGGCGGCGGCTGGCAGCGCATGCTGCTGGAAGGCGCGCTGTGCGGGGCGTTGACGCTGACGGCGGTTTCGTCGCTGGAGTATTTCTCACTGCCTAAAACGTTAACGCCGGCGCTGGGTGGGATGATTGGCTTCATCGGCGTTGAGCATATTCGTCGCGGGATATTGAGATTTCTAAATGACCGTTTTGAAAACGAGAAAAAAAACAAGAAATAA
- a CDS encoding antitermination protein: MKIEHALSLCGPKSASSMFACRDVSPSYVYRPQSSNRPSGQVKKGSTSARGSRDSYGEILLALGVVQSHEALGLSLILTKHNKDPDERSKAIEGIARLAMKQAPKLVGKAAGRQMAHCIVLMAKMAVEEYSRTADDPQNRCRCKGRGRVTDLDASRAAGKTVEKVCPRCGGSGMKPIKSASVYKVIKTVVPDLTQRTWSRNWKVFYDSLIAQCYQESAAAEKLFSMVTSPQQ, from the coding sequence ATGAAGATTGAACACGCGCTTAGCCTATGCGGCCCCAAATCAGCCTCGTCCATGTTTGCGTGTCGGGATGTTTCACCTTCGTATGTTTATCGGCCGCAAAGCAGCAACAGACCGAGCGGCCAGGTTAAAAAAGGCAGCACGTCTGCACGTGGTTCGCGGGACAGCTATGGCGAGATTTTGTTGGCTCTGGGGGTTGTTCAATCGCATGAAGCGCTGGGGCTTAGCCTCATTCTGACCAAACACAACAAAGATCCTGATGAAAGAAGCAAAGCGATAGAGGGGATTGCCCGTCTTGCCATGAAACAGGCGCCAAAGCTGGTGGGGAAGGCCGCAGGCCGGCAGATGGCGCATTGCATCGTATTGATGGCGAAAATGGCGGTGGAAGAGTACAGCCGGACAGCGGACGATCCGCAGAACCGTTGCCGGTGCAAAGGCCGGGGGAGAGTGACCGATCTGGATGCTTCCCGCGCCGCGGGTAAAACGGTAGAGAAGGTGTGTCCCCGCTGCGGCGGATCCGGAATGAAACCCATCAAGTCGGCTAGCGTATATAAAGTGATTAAAACCGTGGTGCCTGATTTAACGCAGCGCACATGGTCACGGAATTGGAAAGTATTTTATGATTCTCTTATTGCCCAGTGTTATCAAGAATCTGCGGCCGCAGAAAAATTATTTTCCATGGTTACATCACCGCAACAATAA
- a CDS encoding LexA family transcriptional regulator — protein MTELTERLRYLMREEGMKQKDLAEIVGTSPQTVNNWLKRGTLSRESAQAINEKTGYSLDWLLNGMGHPKPESSNFKASRLHVTEWESLDKDDDEFVEVPLLGVRLSAGGGAYDIDEDEVYALPFRTHTLRRLGIRVEDTRVVTVMGDSMEPKLSDGDKVAVNLSDRQIRDGKMYAIRMGELQRVKALIKRPDGSIIVRSYNPLYEDEIVTKEQIINGELAVIGRVWWVSALV, from the coding sequence ATGACAGAGCTAACCGAACGCCTGCGCTATCTGATGCGCGAAGAGGGAATGAAACAAAAGGATTTAGCTGAAATTGTGGGCACATCACCTCAAACCGTGAACAACTGGTTGAAACGCGGCACGCTGAGTCGTGAATCCGCCCAGGCCATCAATGAGAAAACCGGTTATTCACTGGACTGGTTACTCAATGGCATGGGTCACCCGAAGCCGGAAAGCAGTAATTTCAAGGCATCCCGCCTGCATGTCACCGAGTGGGAAAGTCTCGATAAGGATGATGACGAATTTGTGGAGGTTCCATTGTTAGGCGTCAGGCTATCAGCCGGAGGGGGAGCATATGATATCGATGAAGATGAAGTGTATGCGCTCCCCTTCCGTACACATACGTTAAGACGGCTTGGTATCCGGGTAGAGGATACCCGCGTGGTTACCGTAATGGGCGATAGTATGGAGCCCAAGCTATCGGACGGCGACAAGGTCGCCGTCAACCTGTCCGACAGGCAGATCCGCGACGGCAAAATGTATGCCATTCGCATGGGGGAGTTGCAACGCGTAAAGGCGCTGATCAAGCGCCCTGACGGCAGTATCATCGTGCGCTCTTATAACCCGCTATACGAAGACGAAATCGTAACTAAAGAGCAGATCATCAACGGTGAGCTGGCCGTCATCGGGCGCGTGTGGTGGGTTTCCGCGCTGGTGTAA